The Argiope bruennichi chromosome X2, qqArgBrue1.1, whole genome shotgun sequence sequence CTCTGAGTTTTAACCTAAGCATTATAAGATAAGGATTATATCAATTTTTCGAGTTTAAATCAAACGCTATTAAACTTAGAGGAAAAGTATATAACAGCCCTATAAAATGAGTCCTATATtgtaaaaaatctatgaaatgagttgtaaaatgcaataataatttattgagatCAAAGGCgaatttgaaacaaacaaaaatatggaaaaggcattttttttttctttttaactgaagaaaaaattttgaaatttcatttaactatgtgATATAAAGAAGGGAAGAACTGGTAAAAGTTTAAGAtcgatatttgcattttttttaattcgattgtATTAGGAATAAAAACAAGGCTGttgaaaaatgtttacaaatactTTTCTATCAATCGGAATccggggaaagaaaaaaaaaaaaaaaaaaaagagaaacatctaTCCGAAAAGAGagattttctataatttcaaaaggcataacagatttttaaaagaaaaaaggtcTTACATTTTAAGGACTGATTCTTGAAACACGTGAAAAAGTAGAGATTGTGAACGTACGATAATAGTAAAAGAATTCTGCTTAATAATTGTGACAAAATCCtaactacaaattaaattttcaacgccttttttttgtgaaataggATTTATACCAGATTATAATCTTTACATGATTAATGTACAGAATATGATATACACATAAAGCTTTAaacatttgaacaaaatataaatcaaacaatcTATATCAATATGTATGGAAATCATCCTAAAATCGGTACTTTACCTTCATCTAAACAGATTTCTTTGAATtagtaaatgattaaaaaaaaactagtataaagaattaaaactaaaaaaaagctttatgCAAATTAGTGCAAATTTTGAAAGTTGCTTAGTGATACAAATATGTTCTTGTTATCATCCCCTATAGCATTAATCttgatttatattctaatttccCTTGGCCCCATTGATAAATATGAAACCATTCCATTTGGAACATTCGATTGATACACCTTTCGACGctcataataaagaagaatgcaCCTTTCTGttaatctatttataatttaatcaaaatgattttaaacgaTAAATTGCGTTGAAGCACTGAAAAGTGTTTTTCCCGCCTTccaaaaaattatccaaaacagATAGAAAAATGTTAGGAAACAATCTTTAATGATGCAATTTaaactatagaaaaataataagcgaacaatacattttttctaatagtattttgctttatttcacaGCAAGATATAGATGACTTAgacacttaaatataaaataaacagcgAAAAGTGTTATGGtcagaataaagttaatattatttcgtatctcactaaaaatttattctatcagtttgaaattttctaaaaaatttagaactaaaaaCTGAAAGATCCTTCTGTTATCAATTGTAGGAATgcctttaaatgatattttaaaacctgTAGCGGCTCACCACTAGTGCGGAAAAAATGCCAATGTGGCGAGAAGAGAAACCGGTTCCAGCGGAGATAAGAGGAAGAACACGACCTTCGACCCTTCACTTGATCTCTGGAAAGCGAGCGGTGAGCAACTTCCTGCATCCCGGTATTggtgactagggattgcaataccggacaaaaatttcaataccgatattcggtattttttaaatctttataccggtattagaaattttagaaaaagaaagaaaacacaggtgtttctttgttttatttgccatttttgttagagagtgtaaatatcacaaaaaataatctgtaacttataaattataacagtatataatcacaaaaaagtaaagaaacatcttatttatttaaatcctaaaaaaagtgtaaatatcactattcagtctgtggtacttttacaaatttttgaaatatgatcttaaaaaaacataatgcatcaattgtagtGTCATTAagactgaaaagtaattttgtgtaaaaattaccagctgtcgaaaacgatgtttcggcatctacactagttggtggtattgttagcaatacgcgatatactttttccaagtatttacctctaaatccctcatcttcaaagggccgtggtggcctggtggtaaggtctcggcttcggaactggagggtttcaggttcttgacctgattccaccgaagaaccgtcgtgtaagggggtctgttgcacgttaaatccgtcatggccaaacgtcctcccgctggtatggtgtggtgtggtgtggagaggagggtgccagctcaggtgtcgtcctcgtcatctgaccgtggttcaaaattacgaggtccgtcccaaactagccctagtgttgctttaaaacgggacgttaatataactaaactaaaccctcatcttcaaataaatcgatttctcgtcagatggttttggatatagctgatttctgtattgtaatttggttcgttgaatttttttttatttatcgctaattctaatttttgttcaagtgacaattccttttcattatcgacagtagtgatatcataatcttcgataattgaaccgaattctactgaatgtgaataggttagtgggtaaaaaattttaagaaaatttactctaagcttaatcagatttgaattggttatttccttttcttctttttaattttcatttttaaaatcattataattatgtaaataccataagacattttctgtttcggtatgcctttcttctgtgcgatttttcaatgtaatatataattcttcagatagtgatgtgtgctgttctttcagtgactgcaacatgaaatttattgttgcattagctgttaataaattagaatctctccgacataatgtctcaatagtcagttttattggaagtagagctgatatagttctggatattaagtcgaattcactatctgaaaaatcaatttacaggtttaagtcgattattgctttttggattggatttctcagtttcaaaaatcgttccatcattaggagtaaactgttccaacgtgttttagaatctaatattaacatgtattctgtttcattttcagttagtatatattttagtaatatatcctttttataggggaactttgaaatatctgaacaatttttcgaactttataaattataggaagcaattcttgataggttaatatttcatcctcattagcaatatcttcttcaacaattacattgtcattatcttcattgttaatatcactctcactcttactcttttcaaagttggaatccgaagtttctatatccacagtatttggattcttctgttctttatttttttggtataatacatctattactcctaattgaatttcatgattCCTTCCTCCTAATtgaatcatttttcataattgttgctccatcagtcgttatggatacaatatcttctttcagggataatccatgcttcgctaatttagatttaagcaattaattaagccattaattagctaattaatttcgcccgttatggagatataaaaacaaaaacgtatactattttgctatgttcgcgatatctgaacatatagtggagacaattttaaaaatttctagtaaataccgaaaaaccggtatttaaacttgtgaataccggtattacaatattgtacaaattgctcaaaataccggtattcggtatcccggtataccggtattgcaatccctattggTGACCTTTGGACTTGAACGAACCATGCGCTTGTGAAAAATCCATCACTATCGGAACGATTTTAACAGAAACGTGATTAAAGTTTTGTGTAGCGATCTCCTTGAACTGTGCTCGTACAAAATTCCtcgttatttttattgtttatcgtGATTAATTATGCAGAACGAAGCAAGTGGAAATATAGCACGTGTCACCATCAAAACCCCTCCATTTTGGCGTGCTAATCCGGAACTATGGTTCAAGCAAATAGAGAGCCAATTCAGTCTCGCCGGTGTGACAACTGAAATTACGAAATTTCAACATATTGTGTCGGTTTTGCAACCGAAGAATTGGAGGTCGTCGGCGACATTATGCAAGATCGGCCGGCAGAAAGACCCTACGAAGCACTGTGAAGAAAATTGTGTTCTCAGTACGCGCAAAGTGAGGAGAAAAAGTTAAAGGACGTTATTTCCGGGATGCAGCTCGGGGATAGAAAACCTTCCGACTTGTTGGTAGAAATGAGGAATAAGGCCGGCAATAAGATCAGCGAAGAGGTATTGAAGTCCTTGTTTCTGCAACGGCTGTCTAGCCACATGCAGCAGATCTTGGCTATCACCAACGATAAATTGGAGTGGTTAGCGGAGATGGCCGACGGAATCATGGCAGCAGCAACCGATACTATTTCGATTCAGGCTGTGTCATCAGAGGAAGCATCCATGCAAGCCACTCTGATGGAGATTTCATCCCGCCTATCTCGCCTAGAGGCACGTTCTAGGTCCCGTTCCCGAGAATCTGGTAGACGATTTCGCCAGAGAGAGACTAACAGAGAAGAGGGAAATCTTTCTCACTGCTGGTATCACCAGCGTTTCATGCGTATAACTCAGCAGTGCAGACCACCTTGCTCTTTCTCGGCGGAAAACTAAAACGGCCGTCACTCGGACCATCGGGTGACGGCTCAACTGAAATTCAACGTTTGTACCTGTCTGATAGATCAACATCTTCATACTTCCTGATTGATACATGTGCAGATATATCAGTTATTCCACCCTCGTCGTCCAAACAACGCTCTAAAAGGGCGAAACTTCAACTTTTTGCAGCAAATGGCACTGAAATACCTACCTTTGGTCAGCTTCTCCTCTAGATTTAGGTCTGCGTAGAGCTTTCCATCCGCCTTTTGTAATTGCAGCAGTTTCACAACCAATTATTGGTTCAGATTTTCTTCACCACTTTGGACTGTTAGTCGATGTTCGATAAGGATGCTTAATCGACCCTCTTACAAAACTTCAGTCACGAGGAATAGTGAAGAGTGGTCAGAGTGCCAACATCAAAACAATCAAGGGAGATACAGAATTCCATCAACTGCTGTCTGAGTTTCCTTCTCTTACTGAAGCTGGCTCGATGCACCAGGCTAAACATGATGTCAAGCACTGCATTCAAACTACGGGACCCCCAGTATTCTCAAGACCACGAAGACTCCCCCCCCTGACTAGCTAAGGGCTGCGAAGCAGGAGTTTGAATTTCTGGTGGCAACAGGGGTTTGTAGGCCTTCGAAAAGCTGCTGGGCCTCACCTCTTCACATGGTTCCCAAAAGCAACGGAGACTGGCGTCCGTATGGAGATTTCAGGAAGCTGAATAGTGTGACAATTCCAGATCGCTATCCAGTGCCACATATACAAGACTGCTTGCAGGTGCACGAAGGGAGGAGGATTTTCTCAACTCTGGACCTTGCAAAGGCCTATCATCAGATTCCAGTGCAAGAGGACGTACCAAAGACAGCCGTTGCTACGCCCTTTGGACTTTTTGAATTTCTGTATATGCCGTTTGGACTTTCCAATGCTGCTGCCATGTTACAAAGATTCATTCATCATGTCTTGAGTGGTATGGACTTTTGTGTGCCATATTTCGACGACGTCCTGGTCGCATCAGAAAGCAACCGCCAGCATTTGGAACACCTGAAGAAAGTATTCCGGCGCTTAGAGGAGTACGGCGTGCGGCTAAATGCTTCCAAGTATGTCGTGGGGAAATCATCCATGAAATTTCTGGGCCACATTGTTACGCCTGATGGCACTATCCCAGTCCCAGGAAAGGTATCAGCTATTACGGAATTCCCAGAACCAAGTACGGTGAAAGAGCTCCGGAGATTCTTGGCACTCATTAATTTCTATCGGCGTTTCGTGCCACAGGCAGCTAGAACGCAGGTGGTTCTGAATGCCTTCTTAAAGGGAGCCAAGAAGAATGACAAAACACCCATCCTCTGGACGGGGGAATCCACAAGTTCATTAAAAAGGTGTAAACAGGACTTGGCGCAGGCAACGGTTTAGTTCTACCCTTCTTCTAATGCCACGCTTGCTATAGTAGTGGATGTCTCAGACAATGCCGTGGGTGCTGCTCTCCAACAGAAGGTTAGTACTGGATGGCAACCCCTTGCATTTTATTCCAAGTCCTTTTCTCCTGCCCAAAAGAAATACAGCGAGTACGACAGAGAGCTTCTAACGGCCTACATGGCCATTAAATTTTTTCGTCACATGGTGGAAGGTCGAAATTTCATCCTATTTACCAACCACAAACCGTTGACGTTTTCCTTTCGGCAAAAAGAAGACAAATGCTCACCTCGACAGCTGAGGCAGCTAGATTTCATTGACCAATTCACAACTGACGTCCGTCACTTAAAAGGAGCTGACAATGTGGTTGCAGATGCACTTTCAAGGATAAACATCTCTACAATTGAAATGTCAACTGCAATTGATTTCCAAAAGATGGCTGAGGAGCAACAGACAGATCCCGAGTTGCGAGAGATTCTGTCTTCAAACGCAACTTCATTGGTGTTGTAACCTCTTCCTGTAGGTGAGCCTCCAGTGACCTTGCATTGTGATGTGTCGCTTGGTCGTATCCGCCCATTCGTACCAGAGAATTTTAGGCgtgatatttttagatatttacatGCACTGTCACATCCAGGTATAAGCGCATCGGTAAAGATGATCAGCGAAAGATATGTTTGGTCTTACATGAGAGCCGACGTGACGCTGTGGGCTCGTACGTGCTTACAATTTCAACAAGCAAAAGTATCATGGCATACTAGAAGCAAACATGGTGGTTTTGTATCTCCCAGTGCTAGGTTTGAGCATGTTCACATTGATATAGAGGGACCTCTTCCCTCTTCTGAAAACTTTAGATATTGCTTTACCTGCGTCGATCGCTTTTCTAAATGGCCAGAGGCATTCCCTTCGGTGGATATATCGGCTCACACGATAGCAACAGTTTTTTATTCGGGATGGATAGCCAGATTTGGACCACCAACTCAGATTAACAACGGACCAAGGTACACAATTTGAGTCTGCACTTTTTCAAGCCCTAACCAAGTTCCTGGTTCCTTCTCAGCAGCGCACAACACCATACCATCTAGCTGCGAATGGACAAGTCGAAAGATTCCACCGGCAACTAAGAGCAGCCATCATAGCACATGGAAAAGTACAATGGTCCTTAGCATTGCCGACAATCCTCTTGGGATTCAGAGCAACATGGAAGGAGGATCTGGAAGCGACAGCTGCAGAGATGTTATATGGTGCTCCCATTAGACTTCCAGGGGAATTTTTGAATCCAATAGTCATTGTGGCGAGAAGAAGAGAAACCAGTACCAGCGGAGATAAAAGGGAGAACACGACCTTCGACCCTTCACTTGATCTCTGAAAAGCGAGCGGTGAGCTACTTTCTGCATCCCGATAAACCTATAtacaaatgtttgaatattttttttaaagtttgtataaGAATGATGAATGTATACACTTCCCTCTgcaaatgataatgataaaaattggCTAGGTTTTatctttaagataaaaaatgttCACCTTTCAACGCAAAAGATATCTTAAAGTAAATgtctaagaaaaaataaagcataggagacacatattttgaaaattaatatgtattcgaaaacaattatttatttgcccTAGACATTACTTCTAAACTTTgtagaaaattgtaaatttataaccTGATTTTGGCGCATttatatttctagatttttttccttcgtttttgtattataaatttttaattgtcttttataaaaatgtcgaaataaaggaatgtatgtaataataaattaaattatagaaaaaatttttaagttggttgtggcagttgcattactctatcttcacttttggataatagatggcgatgcctgattaggtacgcatcccacagtgcattgcgattgtaaataatGAGATGATATGCTGTTCTATGAAGGTGCGCGCGTTAATATCTTGTCTTGTcttcgtgtttgttttgtgtgaaatgtgatcattaaagaaatgttgaCGAAAACATGGGTCCttttgcttccactgcacggatcataaggatcttcattccaccaccaagttttattttgaaaaattaagaacgccaatgggaaatattttttcccctttcgaGTTGTAATAGGTTTCCAAAAAATGAATTCACATCAGAAAGtttaat is a genomic window containing:
- the LOC129959801 gene encoding uncharacterized protein LOC129959801, which translates into the protein MQLGDRKPSDLLVEMRNKAGNKISEEVLKSLFLQRLSSHMQQILAITNDKLEWLAEMADGIMAAATDTISIQAVSSEEASMQATLMEISSRLSRLEARSRSRSRESGRRFRQRETNREEGNLSHCWYHQRFMRITQQCRPPCSFSAEN